Part of the Desulfitibacter sp. BRH_c19 genome is shown below.
GTTTCCTCATCCGTAATCCTTAGCCCATTCACAAAAGAGGATTTTTTTCCCAACTTATCTAACATATTATTTATCTCAGGGCCCCCGCCGTGGACAATAACAGGATTCATTCCCACATACTTCATTAATACGCAATCCTTTGCTACAGCTTGCTTCAATTCTTCATTAACCATGGCATGCCCACCGAATTTTATCACTATTGTTTTTCCAAAAAACTCTTTAATATATGGTAAAGCTTCTGCCAGTACGTTGGCTCTCTCTAATGGTGTTAAATTCATATTATTTCAATTCATCCTTTCATGAACGATAGTCAGCATTTATTTTTACATAATCATAGGAAAAGTCACATGTCCAAGCAGTAGCTTCAGATGATCCCAATTTCATATCAACCACAAGACCAATATCTTTTTCTTCAAGAATAGCCTTTGCTCTAGCTTCACTAAAAGAAAGTCCCATTCCGTTTTCCATCATCTGTTCCTTACCAGCTTTAGATTCTATATACATATCAACTACACCAGGGTCAAAATTTGCTCCTGAATTTCCTACTGCCATAATTACCCTGCCCCAGTTTGCGTCTTCCCCAAAAATTGCAGTTTTTACAAGGGCGGAGGTCGTAACACATCTTGCAGCCTTTCTGGCATCTTCTACTGATTTGGCATTAATAACCTTAACATTTATAAATTTGGTTGCCCCTTCTCCATCTCTTACTATTAACTCAGATAGTCTATAGCAAAGTGCAGATAGTGCATTTTTAAATGCATCGTAATCTGAATTTTTTTCAGTTATTTGCTCATTACCTGCACAAGCATTTGCTAATACAAGCACCATATCATTAGTGCTGGTATCTCCATCTACAGAAATCATATTATATGTTTCATCTACTACTTCTCCTAAAGCTTCTTTAAGTAACTGGGGAGTTATGGATACATCAGTAGCAACAAATGAAAGCATAGTTGCCATGTTAGGATGTATCATACCTGATCCTTTTGCCATACCACCCATTTTTACAGTTTTCCCACCTATTTCTACCTCAACCGCTGCCTCCTTTGGAAAGGTATCGGTAGTCATAATTGCCTCTGCAGCATCACTTGAGCTGTTACTATTAAATAACGACTTGCTCGCTTTCTTTATTCCTTCTAAGATGATATCCATGGGCAATTGAACGCCAATGACACCAGTAGAGGAGATTAATACTTCCTTCACATCTAACTTTAATTGGCCTGCTGCTATTTTTGCCATTTCTCTGGCATTTTCCATGCCCTTTACACCAGTACATGCATTTGCATTGGCACTATTTATTACAATGGCATTACAGTAACCATTGGAAGCTTCTATATGTTCTTTACTAACTAATACTGGAGCTGCTTTAACCTTATTCTCTGTAAATACACCAGCAGCTGCAGTTTCAGCCTCAGAATAAATAATAGCTAAATCTTTTTTGGCTTTTTTAAGACCGGAATGAATTCCAGTTGACTTAAACCCTTGAACATTCGCTATCCCACCATCAATAAACTTAAATTCTGACAAAATTATTCCTCCTTTTAATGAACGGGGACACACCTCTTTTAGAGATATGCTTTGTTGTTGAGGAATGTCCCCAACTTGGTGAATGGGGACATTCCTCTAGTTTCAGGAGTCAGAAGTCCGAATTCAGAAGTCAGAAGTAAGATTTTCAAATCTTACTTCTTGCTAACTTCTTGCCTCGTGTATCTTGCCCCTTGCCTCTTGAATATGAATGTCTCCAATTAACCTCTTAGAACCAGCCAGCAGAACCGTCCCCCTGGTTGGTGTCCCCACCTTACGGGTATACAGTTAGTATATCTAATGCTGTAGTTTCTTCTAGACCAAGAGCAATATTCATATTTTGTACTGCCTGACCTGATGCACCTTTAATAAGGTTATCTATTACTGAAGCAACCACAATCCTATTGTTTCGCTTATCTACTTTAAAATTAAGAAGGCATTTATTACTGCCTGCTACCCATTTTGTATGAGGCCATGTTCCTTCTGGTAATATTCCCACAAAAGGTTTATCTTTGTAGAAATCATCATAGATTTGTCTTATATCATCCTCGCTAATATCCTTTGTCAAAGTTGCATAGCATGTGCTTAGTATTCCCCGATTTATTGGAACTAATTGGGGAGTAAAGGTTATAGTCACCTGATTCCCTGCTACAAAGGAAAGCTCCTGTTCTATCTCTGGCGTATGGCGATGTTCTCCTACACCATATGGATTAATATTATCACTAGCGCTATTAAAGTGGGTTATGGCGTTTGCTTTTCTTCCTGCCCCAGATATTCCCGACTTAGAATCAATTATTAATCCTTTGTATTCAATGATTTTATTTGAGAACAATGGAGCTAACCCCAATATAGCACTTGTTGGATAACAACCTGGATTTGCAATGATTTTGGCACCTTTGATTTGTTCACTATATATTTCTGGAAGGCCGTAAACGGCTTCTTTTAATAGATGGGGAGCTTTATGTTCTGTTTTATACCAGTTAGTATAATTTTCTAATTCTTTTAATCTAAAGTCAGCTCCCAAATCTATAATTAGCTTGTTATTATCATAACCCCTTCTAGCAATCTCTGAAGAATATCCATGAGGAAGAGCTAAAAATAAAATATCGCACCTATCAAGGGCTTTATCACAATGAAACTCTTCAAGTTCCATATTAAAATTCAAGCCTAAACTTGGATAAATTTCATTTAGTTTTTTTCCAACATAAGATTCTGAAGTAAGTAACTCCAGTTTCACTTGGGGATGCATCTGTAAAATACGTACTAATTCTAATCCTGTATAACCACTAGCACCCACAATACCTACTTTCATATTACAAAGCCTCCTAATTTCCATTTTAGCTATGCTTATAATTATACAAATTAACGCATAATAATTCAATAGCTTTTTTTACTATTATACTATATTTTATTATAAACAATAAAACAGACACAGAAAACCATGCAATTCCGTTTGCTATGGTCTTCTGTGCCTAGAATATACATTCAGGTATCAACGGTTTACAAACTTTTTCTGGCTTCTGACTCCTGCCTCACGTTTTTATTCTTAGTAACTTACACTTAACTCCTTTGATCTTTGTGCTGCCATTTTTACTGCTAAGCCAATCATTTTTGTGAAACCTCCACTTTCCAGTTCTTGTAGTCCAGCAAGAGTAGTGCCACCTTTTGAACTTGTTAACTGCACAAGCTTATTGCTATCTATGCCTGATTCTTTTACAAGCTTTGCTGCCCCAAAGACAGTCTGTACTGCAAGCTGAAAGGAAACTTCTTTTGCTAACCCATTTTGTTCCCCAGCCTCCGCCATTGCAGCTATCATTAAATATACATAGGCTGGACCACTACCACTTAGACCGGTTATTGTATCTATCATATCCTCTTTAACATGAACTACAATACCTAAAGAACTAAATAATGCATCAACTATAAATCTTTGACTATCCTTGGTATTGCAGCCCATTGTAACAGCAGTAGCTCCTGCCTTAACTTGACACGGTAAATTAGTCATAGTCCTTACAAGGCAATAATCTTTTCCTAGGTAATTTTCAAACCATTCATGGGACAAACCCGCTGCAGTAGATATAATCAACTGCTCATGGGTTAGAATACCTTTCATCTCATTTAAAGCACCTTCCATG
Proteins encoded:
- the argC gene encoding N-acetyl-gamma-glutamyl-phosphate reductase (catalyzes the reduction of N-acetyl-5-glutamyl phosphate to N-acetyl-L-glutamate 5-semialdehyde in arginine biosynthesis and the reduction of N-acetyl-gamma-aminoadipyl-phosphate to N-acetyl-L-aminoadipate-semialdehyde in lysine biosynthesis; involved in both the arginine and lysine biosynthetic pathways; lysine is produced via the AAA pathway, lysine from alpha-aminoadipate); translated protein: MKVGIVGASGYTGLELVRILQMHPQVKLELLTSESYVGKKLNEIYPSLGLNFNMELEEFHCDKALDRCDILFLALPHGYSSEIARRGYDNNKLIIDLGADFRLKELENYTNWYKTEHKAPHLLKEAVYGLPEIYSEQIKGAKIIANPGCYPTSAILGLAPLFSNKIIEYKGLIIDSKSGISGAGRKANAITHFNSASDNINPYGVGEHRHTPEIEQELSFVAGNQVTITFTPQLVPINRGILSTCYATLTKDISEDDIRQIYDDFYKDKPFVGILPEGTWPHTKWVAGSNKCLLNFKVDKRNNRIVVASVIDNLIKGASGQAVQNMNIALGLEETTALDILTVYP